AAATGAACAACAGGAATAATAAAACTCCTTGACATTTCGTTGATTTTATAATATTTAACAACTGATAATTTCTCAAAAACCTGCCGGCAATAAATTAGATTTTAAAGCTTAAATCAAATAGATATCTTCTCTTTTAATGTCTAAAATATCTTGAGTAGGGGAGGACAAAGCATATGAGAATTCGTATTACCCATGGAAGGATTGAAGAGATAGCGTCAGAAATCATGGCTATCGGAATCTTTGAAGAAGAGAAAAGATTGAAGGGAAAAATTGAGGCCATTGATAAAAAGCTAAGAGGGATGATAGCCACCGCGATAAAACAGGGGGACTTTAAGGGTAAGTTCCGCCAAATTCTTGTTCTTCCCACTCAAAGACTCATCCCTGCAAAACGAGTTTTACTTATTGGTCTGGGAAAAAAGAAAGAATTCAAAATAGAAAAGCTAAGACAGGCTGCTGGAACCGTTGCCAGGTATATTAAAGCGAAAGCTCTTTCAAACTTCTCTACCATCATCTATGGAAAGGATGTCTTAGGGGCCCCCTTTGATGAGATGGCTCAGGCCGTGACAGAAGGAATCCTCCTCTCATTATATGAGCTGACCCGATTTAAGACAGAAAAGGATAAGGATAAAAAGGAAATCAAAGAGATCAGTCTTTGCGAGGAAGAAAAAAGGAACATCCCAAAGATAAAAGAAGGTCTCAGGAGAGGGCAAATCCTATCAGAGGCAACAAACCTGACAAGAGAGCTCGTGGCTTATCCCAGCAATGAAGCCACGCCTACCTTTCTTGCCAATAAAGCAAAAGAGATCGCAAAAAAACATCATCTTAAGTGTAAGGTTATGGACAGAGCCGAAATAAAAAGGCTCGGCATGAACGCCTTTTTAGGTGTAGCCAAGGGGAGTGTAGAGCCCCCTAAGTTTATTATCCTTGAATATAAACCAAAGAAAAAGAATCCTGATACAATCGTCCTTGTCGGTAAGGGTGTCACCTTTGATAGCGGTGGGATAACGTTAAAACCTGGGTTGGATATGTACAAAATGAAAGAGGACATGGGAGGAGCAGCAGCAGTCCTTGGAGCGATGAAAGCAGCTGCAGAGCTTGGGTTATCTCAAAGGATAGTAGGCCTTGTTCCTGCAACTGAAAACCTTCCCAGCGGCTCAGCCCTCAAACCAGGGGATATTCTCAAATCCTATTCTGGAAAGACCATTGAGGTATTGAACACCGATGCAGAGGGCCGCCTTATCCTCTGCGATGCCCTTGCTTATGCCGCAAGATATAAACCCAAGGCAATCATAGATATCGCCACCCTCACAGGGGCATGTGAAATTGCCCTTGGAAATTTTGCATCCGGAATGATGGGGAACGATGAAAAGCTGATGGCAAGATTAAAAG
This is a stretch of genomic DNA from Nitrospinota bacterium. It encodes these proteins:
- a CDS encoding leucyl aminopeptidase — encoded protein: MRIRITHGRIEEIASEIMAIGIFEEEKRLKGKIEAIDKKLRGMIATAIKQGDFKGKFRQILVLPTQRLIPAKRVLLIGLGKKKEFKIEKLRQAAGTVARYIKAKALSNFSTIIYGKDVLGAPFDEMAQAVTEGILLSLYELTRFKTEKDKDKKEIKEISLCEEEKRNIPKIKEGLRRGQILSEATNLTRELVAYPSNEATPTFLANKAKEIAKKHHLKCKVMDRAEIKRLGMNAFLGVAKGSVEPPKFIILEYKPKKKNPDTIVLVGKGVTFDSGGITLKPGLDMYKMKEDMGGAAAVLGAMKAAAELGLSQRIVGLVPATENLPSGSALKPGDILKSYSGKTIEVLNTDAEGRLILCDALAYAARYKPKAIIDIATLTGACEIALGNFASGMMGNDEKLMARLKEAGNITGERVWELPLWEEYDELIKSDIADIKNVGGRAGGAITAAAFLKKFVEKKPWVHIDIAGTVWTKKDKSYISKGPTGVGVRLFIEFLRKWGK